A window of Longispora fulva contains these coding sequences:
- a CDS encoding ACT domain-containing protein, whose translation MKTLSKDLIELAALFAAVAVADVFAGALGHGQHGSLILVGLAAALVVCSAAHRWWAHRHVRAPRTPAATGDTLWRIRTTVADSPGRLAALCTGLAELDVNILTIQVHPLGDKVIDEFLVVAPFDVTGAVLVGAITARGGLGTHVEPALAGLFDEAPAPANPA comes from the coding sequence ATGAAGACACTGTCGAAGGACCTGATCGAGCTTGCCGCCCTGTTCGCGGCGGTCGCCGTGGCCGACGTGTTCGCCGGAGCCCTGGGACACGGTCAGCACGGCTCCCTCATCCTCGTCGGACTCGCCGCCGCGCTCGTGGTGTGCTCGGCCGCGCACCGCTGGTGGGCGCACCGGCACGTCCGCGCGCCCCGGACCCCGGCGGCGACCGGGGACACCCTGTGGCGGATCCGGACCACCGTCGCCGACTCCCCGGGCCGGCTGGCCGCGCTGTGCACGGGGCTGGCGGAGTTGGACGTCAACATCCTCACCATCCAGGTGCATCCGTTGGGCGACAAGGTGATCGACGAGTTCCTGGTCGTCGCGCCGTTCGACGTCACCGGGGCGGTGCTGGTCGGGGCGATCACGGCGCGCGGCGGGTTGGGCACGCACGTCGAGCCGGCGTTGGCGGGGCTGTTCGACGAAGCGCCGGCACCAGCAAACCCGGCCTGA
- a CDS encoding phosphotransferase enzyme family protein, translating into MDPVELARGWGVSVRSAHRPEQGTNNTVWILDDTYVLRVYQNLGLDRVLAEHRLLAALGSAGLSFRVPTPVGPVLETAAGPAALFEYLPGTAGRRGAAGEALGAALGELDAVLGTLDPTLAPTDWRVPLGAIHPAVPDVEALVGDLRAACGPHPGLDVLDRRAAETDAAYLRMDLPVQICHLDIAPGNVLFDGGRVSAVLDFEIAGLDLRVNDLVAGMSQCGPGFLEGYRSIVDLTDGELAVVPALTLLRAMSSVVWRAGRWRLDQSTLDEVVDRLDEMVLPSEFSIT; encoded by the coding sequence ATGGATCCGGTGGAGCTCGCGCGTGGCTGGGGGGTGTCCGTGCGGTCCGCGCACCGGCCCGAGCAGGGCACCAACAACACCGTGTGGATCCTGGACGACACGTACGTGCTGCGGGTCTACCAGAATCTCGGCCTCGACCGGGTGCTCGCCGAGCACCGGCTGCTCGCGGCGTTGGGGTCGGCGGGGCTGTCCTTCCGGGTGCCGACGCCGGTCGGGCCCGTGCTGGAGACGGCTGCGGGGCCGGCGGCGCTGTTCGAGTACCTGCCGGGGACGGCCGGCAGGCGCGGCGCTGCCGGGGAGGCGCTGGGGGCCGCGCTCGGCGAACTGGACGCCGTCCTGGGCACGCTGGACCCCACGCTGGCCCCGACCGACTGGCGGGTGCCGCTGGGGGCGATCCACCCGGCGGTGCCGGATGTCGAGGCCCTGGTCGGTGACCTGCGGGCCGCCTGCGGTCCGCATCCCGGGCTGGACGTGCTGGACCGGCGCGCGGCGGAGACGGACGCGGCGTACCTGAGAATGGATCTTCCGGTGCAGATCTGTCATCTGGATATCGCGCCGGGGAACGTGCTGTTCGACGGCGGCCGGGTCTCGGCGGTGCTGGACTTCGAGATCGCCGGGCTGGACCTGCGGGTCAACGATCTGGTCGCCGGCATGTCGCAGTGCGGGCCGGGCTTTCTCGAGGGGTACAGGTCCATCGTGGACCTCACGGACGGGGAGCTGGCGGTGGTGCCGGCGCTGACCCTGTTGCGGGCCATGAGCAGCGTGGTGTGGCGGGCCGGCCGGTGGCGACTGGATCAGTCCACTCTGGACGAGGTGGTCGACCGGTTGGACGAAATGGTTTTGCCGTCGGAGTTCTCGATCACCTAG
- a CDS encoding DUF7873 family protein produces MAKLNQIIAVEKGVKSKSFHELTEAHHAVQKPALLSGISRSYQPKDEEGEQLPPESTKVQTRAEDVLRQVGVGLTKLFDVTASKDATNCVARADVVVDERVLLSDVPVTYLLFLEKQLTDLHTFVKKLPVLDAAESWVFNDSADCWSTEPVRTIRTKKVPRNHVKAEATEKHPAQVEVYYEDIAIGYWTTVKFSGALPAKRVAELLERVEKLQQAVKFAREEANNTEVTDRSTGDKVFGYLFR; encoded by the coding sequence ATGGCAAAGCTGAACCAGATCATCGCCGTCGAGAAGGGCGTCAAGAGCAAGTCCTTCCACGAACTCACCGAGGCGCACCACGCTGTGCAGAAGCCGGCCCTGCTGTCCGGCATCTCGCGCAGCTACCAGCCGAAGGATGAGGAGGGCGAGCAGCTGCCGCCGGAGTCCACGAAGGTCCAGACCCGGGCCGAGGACGTGCTCCGCCAGGTCGGGGTCGGGCTCACCAAGCTGTTCGACGTGACAGCCTCGAAGGACGCCACGAACTGCGTGGCCCGCGCCGACGTCGTGGTGGATGAGCGGGTTCTCCTTTCGGACGTGCCGGTGACGTATCTGCTGTTCCTGGAGAAGCAGCTCACCGACCTGCACACGTTCGTGAAGAAGCTGCCGGTGCTCGACGCCGCGGAGTCCTGGGTGTTCAACGACTCGGCCGACTGCTGGTCCACCGAGCCGGTCCGCACCATCCGGACGAAGAAGGTGCCCCGCAACCACGTGAAGGCCGAGGCCACCGAGAAGCACCCGGCCCAGGTCGAGGTCTACTACGAGGACATCGCCATCGGCTACTGGACGACGGTCAAGTTCTCCGGCGCGCTGCCCGCCAAGCGGGTCGCCGAACTCCTCGAGCGGGTGGAGAAGCTCCAGCAGGCGGTCAAGTTCGCCCGCGAGGAGGCCAACAACACCGAGGTGACCGACCGCAGCACGGGCGACAAGGTTTTCGGCTACCTGTTCCGGTAG
- a CDS encoding RNA polymerase sigma factor has translation MSTRARVRAGDPAAFGQLFDDHAKSVYNHAFRLTGNWSTAEDIMALTFLEAWRLRSRVEPEGDSLLPWLLGVATNVARNTSRAARRHNAALARIPPSRAVPDFAEDLVGRIDDAHRVAAVRAALGTLRRAEQEVFALCVWAGLDYTAAALALGWPVGTVRSRLSRARRKLRSILGATGEPGPGPGQVTGDRDTAARPAEELTQ, from the coding sequence ATGAGTACGCGCGCCCGGGTGCGGGCCGGTGATCCGGCCGCGTTCGGGCAGCTCTTCGACGACCATGCCAAAAGTGTCTACAACCACGCGTTCCGGCTGACCGGCAACTGGTCGACAGCCGAGGACATCATGGCGCTGACGTTCCTGGAGGCCTGGCGGCTACGGTCCAGGGTGGAGCCCGAGGGCGACTCGCTGCTGCCCTGGCTGCTGGGCGTCGCCACGAACGTGGCCCGCAACACCTCCCGCGCCGCCCGCCGGCACAACGCCGCCCTCGCGCGGATACCACCGTCCCGGGCGGTACCGGACTTCGCCGAGGACCTGGTCGGCCGGATCGACGACGCCCACCGGGTCGCCGCGGTCCGCGCCGCGCTGGGCACCCTGCGCCGGGCCGAACAGGAGGTGTTCGCGCTGTGCGTGTGGGCTGGCCTGGACTACACGGCCGCCGCGCTCGCCCTGGGTTGGCCGGTCGGCACGGTCCGGTCCCGGCTGTCGCGCGCCCGGCGGAAGCTGCGGAGCATCCTCGGCGCCACCGGGGAACCCGGGCCCGGCCCCGGACAGGTAACAGGTGACCGCGACACCGCGGCCCGACCCGCCGAGGAGTTGACGCAGTGA
- a CDS encoding right-handed parallel beta-helix repeat-containing protein, with amino-acid sequence MEADQPIDPEPPVEPPTHHARKNRFVRIGLITLAVLTAAGVLAGVVMYATGTEKPTRFPIAEGSKKAGADEEDPGDQGVISTAKPSASPLPSPSGPAVKPDGLGYWPSQATTGVPPGTKLRPSGDISVTKSGTVIEGVEVTGCIEIKTSNVTIRKSKINAKGCGVKTDLEGTYKNILIEDVEIDGLNDLKVIILGWTGFTCRRCYLHGAFSGAHPRSNTVIEDSYINTVIEGGSSEGRHLSGIGFHGGSGMVLRHNRVECSVSGCSAALSLYGNFEQVANVLVEDNYFSGGGYCVYAGSLKSKPFPLAMNTKFFRNAFAKTGTGEFPKCGRFGPVVSYEAGNGNEWKDNYWFDEKKTPIVL; translated from the coding sequence ATGGAAGCCGACCAGCCCATCGATCCGGAACCGCCGGTCGAACCGCCGACGCACCACGCGCGGAAGAACCGGTTCGTCCGGATCGGCCTGATCACGCTCGCCGTCCTCACGGCGGCGGGCGTCCTGGCCGGCGTGGTGATGTACGCGACGGGGACGGAGAAGCCGACCCGCTTCCCGATCGCGGAGGGCTCGAAGAAGGCCGGGGCCGACGAGGAGGACCCGGGCGACCAGGGGGTGATCTCCACGGCGAAGCCGTCGGCGTCCCCGCTGCCGTCGCCCTCCGGCCCGGCCGTCAAACCCGACGGCCTCGGCTACTGGCCGTCACAGGCCACCACCGGCGTGCCCCCGGGCACGAAGCTCCGGCCGTCGGGCGACATCTCGGTGACCAAGTCCGGCACCGTGATCGAGGGCGTCGAGGTCACCGGCTGCATCGAGATCAAGACCAGCAACGTCACCATCCGCAAGTCCAAGATCAACGCCAAGGGCTGCGGGGTGAAGACGGATCTGGAGGGCACGTACAAGAACATCCTCATCGAGGACGTGGAGATCGACGGGCTCAACGACCTGAAGGTCATCATCCTGGGCTGGACCGGCTTCACCTGCCGGCGGTGCTACCTGCACGGCGCTTTCAGCGGCGCGCACCCCCGGTCCAACACCGTGATCGAGGACTCCTACATCAACACGGTGATCGAGGGCGGCTCGTCGGAGGGCCGGCACCTGTCCGGGATCGGCTTCCACGGCGGCTCGGGCATGGTGTTGCGGCACAACCGGGTCGAGTGCTCGGTGAGCGGCTGCTCGGCGGCCCTGTCGCTGTACGGCAACTTCGAGCAGGTCGCCAACGTCCTGGTGGAGGACAACTACTTCAGCGGCGGCGGCTACTGCGTGTACGCCGGCAGCCTGAAGAGCAAACCCTTCCCGCTCGCCATGAACACCAAGTTCTTCCGCAACGCGTTCGCCAAGACCGGCACCGGGGAGTTCCCCAAGTGCGGCCGGTTCGGCCCGGTGGTGTCCTACGAGGCCGGCAACGGCAACGAGTGGAAGGACAACTACTGGTTCGACGAGAAGAAGACGCCCATCGTCCTGTAG
- the cobN gene encoding cobaltochelatase subunit CobN, with the protein MILLLSTSDTDLLSARASAGEYRLANPSRTSVEDLPALLDGVDLVVVRILGGKRYFDEGLDAVLASGLPVVVLGGEQAPDAELMKWSTVPVGVATEAHAYLAHGGAANLAELHTFLSDTVLLTGHGFAPPAATPAWGILDREPRTATGPTVAVLYYRAHHVAGNTAFVHTLCDAIENAGGRALPVYCASLRAAEPALLETLKQADALVVTVLAAGGTKPATAGAGEDDGAWDVSELAALDVPILQGLCLTSSRADWEANDDGLSPLDAATQVAVPEFDGRIITVPFSFKEIDADGLTVYVADPERAARVAGTAVRHAVLRHIPNADKKIAIMLSAYPTKHSRIGNAVGLDTPASVVRLLKALGERGYQVGDLPGVADLDGDKLIHALIAAGGQDPDWLTAEQLAGNPVRIPGVQYEKFFAKLPDDLREGVEGAWGPAPGTLYVDNGDIVLAALRSENVVVIVQPPRGFGENPVAIYHDPDLPPSHHYLAAYRWLADSFGADAVVHVGKHGNLEWLPGKTVGMSASCGPDAALGDLPLIYPFLVNDPGEGTQAKRRAHATLVDHLVPPMARAESYGDISRLEQLLDEHSNIATLDPAKLPAIRAQIWTLIQAAKLDHDLGLEDRPHDAEFDEFILHVDGWLCEIKDVQIRDGLHILGEAPVGEARVNLVLAMLRAKQMWGGQVAALPGLREALGLTEDGSAGRLEVDDVEETAKALVTAMEAQGWDPASATDVATGVLGVSDELVESVLRFAAEEVVPRLDKTTDEMAMVLHALDGGYVPAGPSGSPLRGLINVLPTGRNFYSVDPKAVPSRLAYETGQAMADSLLTRYKTDHGEWPSSVGLSVWGTSAMRTSGDDIAEILALLGVRPTWDEASRRVNGLEPVDLAELGRPRIDVTVRISGFFRDAFPHVVAMLDDAVQLVAGLDEAPEDNYVRAHVQADLGVHGDARRATTRIFGSKPGAYGAGLLQLIDSRNWRDDADLAEVYAVWGGYAYGRDLDGAPARGDMETAYRRIAVAAKNIDTREHDIADSDDYFQYHGGMIAAVRALTGKAPAAYIGDSTRPDAVRTRTLSEETARIFRARVVNPRWLAAMRRHGYKGAFELAATVDYLFGYDATAGVVADWMYEKLAATYALDEENQKFFAESNPWALHGITERLLEAANRKMWEHPDPATLAALQELYLRTEGDLEE; encoded by the coding sequence ATGATCCTGCTGTTGTCGACGTCGGACACCGACCTGCTCAGCGCCCGGGCGAGCGCCGGGGAGTACCGGCTCGCGAATCCGTCCCGAACCTCCGTCGAGGACCTGCCAGCCCTGCTGGACGGCGTCGACCTGGTCGTGGTGCGGATCCTCGGCGGTAAGCGCTACTTCGACGAGGGCCTCGACGCCGTACTCGCCAGCGGGCTGCCGGTCGTGGTGCTCGGCGGCGAGCAGGCTCCCGACGCTGAGCTGATGAAGTGGTCGACGGTGCCGGTGGGCGTCGCGACCGAGGCGCACGCGTATCTGGCGCACGGTGGGGCGGCGAACCTCGCCGAGTTGCACACGTTCCTGTCCGACACTGTGCTGCTCACCGGGCACGGGTTCGCGCCGCCCGCCGCCACCCCGGCGTGGGGGATTCTCGACCGCGAGCCCCGCACCGCCACCGGGCCGACCGTCGCGGTGCTCTACTACCGGGCGCACCACGTGGCCGGGAACACCGCCTTCGTGCACACCCTGTGCGACGCGATCGAGAACGCCGGCGGCCGGGCCCTCCCGGTGTACTGCGCCTCCCTGCGCGCCGCCGAGCCCGCCCTGCTGGAGACCCTGAAGCAGGCCGACGCCCTGGTCGTGACGGTCCTCGCCGCCGGTGGCACCAAGCCGGCCACGGCCGGAGCCGGCGAGGACGACGGCGCGTGGGACGTCAGCGAGCTGGCCGCCCTGGACGTGCCGATCCTGCAGGGACTGTGCCTGACCAGTTCGCGGGCCGACTGGGAGGCCAACGACGACGGGCTGTCCCCGCTGGACGCCGCCACCCAGGTCGCGGTGCCCGAGTTCGACGGCCGGATCATCACAGTGCCGTTCTCGTTCAAGGAGATCGACGCCGACGGGCTGACCGTCTACGTGGCCGACCCCGAGCGGGCGGCCCGAGTCGCGGGCACGGCCGTCCGGCACGCCGTCCTGCGGCACATCCCGAACGCGGACAAGAAGATCGCGATCATGCTGTCGGCGTACCCGACGAAGCACTCCCGGATCGGCAACGCCGTCGGCCTGGACACCCCGGCCAGCGTCGTGCGGCTCCTCAAGGCCCTCGGGGAACGCGGCTACCAGGTCGGTGACCTGCCCGGCGTGGCCGACCTGGACGGCGACAAGCTGATCCACGCGCTGATCGCCGCCGGTGGCCAGGACCCCGACTGGCTGACCGCCGAGCAGTTGGCCGGCAACCCGGTGCGCATCCCCGGCGTACAATATGAGAAGTTTTTCGCAAAGCTCCCCGATGATCTGCGCGAGGGCGTCGAGGGCGCGTGGGGTCCGGCCCCGGGCACGCTCTACGTCGACAACGGCGACATCGTCCTCGCCGCGCTCCGCTCGGAGAACGTGGTCGTCATCGTCCAGCCCCCGCGCGGCTTCGGCGAGAACCCGGTCGCGATCTACCACGACCCGGACCTGCCGCCGAGCCACCACTACCTGGCCGCGTACCGCTGGCTGGCCGACTCCTTCGGCGCCGACGCCGTCGTGCACGTCGGCAAGCACGGCAACCTGGAGTGGCTGCCCGGCAAAACGGTCGGCATGTCCGCATCCTGCGGCCCGGACGCGGCGCTGGGCGACCTGCCGCTGATCTATCCGTTCCTGGTCAACGACCCGGGCGAGGGCACCCAGGCCAAGCGCCGCGCGCACGCCACCCTGGTCGACCACCTGGTCCCGCCGATGGCCCGCGCCGAGTCCTACGGCGACATCTCCCGGCTCGAACAGCTCCTCGACGAGCACTCCAACATCGCCACCCTGGACCCGGCGAAGCTGCCGGCGATCCGGGCCCAGATCTGGACCCTGATCCAGGCCGCCAAGCTCGACCACGACCTGGGCCTCGAGGACCGGCCGCACGACGCGGAGTTCGACGAGTTCATCCTGCACGTCGACGGCTGGCTGTGCGAGATCAAGGACGTGCAGATCCGCGACGGCCTGCACATCCTCGGCGAGGCCCCGGTCGGTGAGGCCCGGGTCAACCTGGTGCTCGCGATGCTGCGGGCCAAGCAGATGTGGGGCGGCCAGGTGGCGGCGCTGCCGGGCCTGCGCGAGGCACTGGGCCTGACCGAAGACGGCTCGGCCGGTCGCCTGGAGGTCGACGACGTCGAGGAGACCGCGAAGGCCCTGGTCACGGCCATGGAGGCCCAGGGCTGGGATCCGGCCTCGGCCACCGACGTCGCGACCGGGGTGCTCGGCGTCTCCGACGAGCTGGTCGAGAGCGTGCTCCGGTTCGCCGCCGAGGAGGTCGTGCCCCGGCTCGACAAGACCACCGACGAGATGGCGATGGTCCTGCACGCCCTCGACGGCGGTTACGTGCCCGCCGGCCCGTCCGGCTCCCCGCTCCGCGGCCTGATCAACGTGCTCCCCACCGGCCGCAACTTCTACTCCGTCGACCCGAAGGCCGTCCCGAGCCGGCTCGCGTACGAGACCGGCCAGGCGATGGCCGACTCCCTGCTGACCCGCTACAAGACCGACCACGGCGAGTGGCCCTCCTCGGTGGGCCTGTCGGTGTGGGGCACCAGCGCCATGCGCACCTCCGGCGACGACATCGCCGAGATCCTCGCTCTGCTCGGCGTCCGGCCCACCTGGGACGAGGCGTCCCGCCGGGTCAACGGCCTCGAACCGGTGGACCTGGCCGAGCTGGGTCGGCCCCGGATCGACGTCACGGTCCGGATCTCCGGTTTCTTCCGGGACGCGTTCCCGCACGTCGTGGCCATGCTCGACGACGCCGTGCAGCTCGTCGCCGGCCTGGACGAGGCCCCGGAGGACAACTACGTCCGGGCCCACGTCCAGGCCGACCTGGGTGTGCACGGCGATGCCCGCCGCGCCACCACCCGGATCTTCGGCTCCAAGCCCGGGGCCTACGGTGCGGGCCTCCTCCAGCTGATCGACAGCCGCAACTGGCGCGACGACGCCGACCTCGCCGAGGTGTACGCGGTCTGGGGCGGCTACGCCTACGGCCGCGACCTCGACGGCGCGCCGGCCAGGGGCGACATGGAGACCGCGTACCGCAGGATCGCCGTGGCCGCCAAGAACATCGACACCCGCGAGCACGACATCGCGGACTCCGACGACTACTTCCAGTACCACGGCGGCATGATCGCGGCCGTGCGCGCGCTGACAGGGAAGGCCCCGGCCGCCTACATCGGCGACAGCACCCGGCCCGACGCCGTGCGGACCCGCACCCTGTCGGAGGAGACGGCGCGGATCTTCCGGGCCCGGGTGGTCAACCCGCGCTGGCTGGCCGCGATGCGCCGGCACGGCTACAAGGGCGCGTTCGAGCTGGCCGCGACCGTGGACTACCTCTTCGGGTACGACGCGACGGCCGGCGTGGTCGCCGACTGGATGTACGAGAAGCTGGCCGCGACGTACGCCCTGGACGAGGAGAACCAGAAGTTCTTCGCCGAGTCCAACCCGTGGGCCCTGCACGGAATCACCGAAAGGCTGCTGGAGGCCGCGAACCGGAAGATGTGGGAGCACCCGGACCCGGCGACCCTGGCCGCGCTGCAGGAGCTGTACCTGCGCACGGAGGGTGACCTGGAGGAGTAG
- a CDS encoding precorrin-3B synthase, translated as MNDALRDRPDMCPGAIQVHRAADGGLARVRLPGGHVTVAQWTAVADAAAELGNALLELTSRGNVQVRGLPAGAEAELGTRLAEAGLLPSTSHERVRNILASPLSGRDGRGLVDVRPLVAELDRRLCATPALAELSGRFLFTLDDGRGDVVGLRGDVGVIPVTADQVLLPLSGSDHSLCTTLDAAVDGMLAVAAAFMAERAAQGSTAWRLADLTDGPRRILARLTHPALRWTEPAGEMFPVATEHPIGVIPQVGGSGDPLAKADGRLMSVAVVAPLGRLTRAQAGALADVARGALIVTPWRGVVVPDVPGAEAHRVLATLSSHGLIVDPASPWHGVTACTGLPGCAKSLADVRADATAWLGPQPRPGTGDGAVPARGRSGDGSTGDAFAPAGATAAPTGLGGLPVHWVGCGRRCGTPGGPHVEVLATGDGYRVTAGEDTWSTVDPGSVIDEARRTA; from the coding sequence ATGAACGACGCCCTCCGCGACCGGCCCGACATGTGCCCCGGCGCGATCCAGGTGCACCGGGCGGCCGATGGCGGGCTGGCCCGGGTCCGGTTGCCGGGCGGCCACGTGACCGTCGCCCAGTGGACGGCCGTCGCCGACGCCGCGGCGGAACTGGGCAACGCCCTGCTGGAGCTGACCTCCCGGGGCAACGTGCAGGTCAGGGGGTTGCCAGCCGGAGCGGAGGCCGAGCTGGGCACCCGACTGGCCGAGGCCGGACTGCTGCCGTCGACGAGCCACGAGCGGGTCCGCAACATCCTGGCGTCGCCGCTGTCCGGGCGGGACGGCCGGGGCCTGGTCGATGTCCGGCCGCTGGTCGCGGAGCTGGACCGGCGACTGTGCGCGACCCCGGCCCTCGCTGAATTGTCCGGAAGGTTCTTGTTCACCCTGGACGACGGCCGGGGCGACGTGGTCGGACTGCGCGGCGACGTCGGGGTGATCCCTGTCACCGCCGACCAGGTACTGCTGCCCCTCTCCGGGTCCGACCACAGCCTGTGCACGACCCTCGACGCGGCCGTGGACGGCATGCTCGCGGTCGCGGCGGCGTTCATGGCGGAACGTGCCGCGCAGGGCTCGACGGCGTGGCGGCTGGCGGACCTGACCGACGGCCCGCGCCGGATCCTGGCCCGCCTGACCCACCCGGCACTGCGCTGGACCGAACCGGCCGGCGAGATGTTCCCTGTGGCGACCGAGCACCCGATCGGGGTGATCCCGCAGGTCGGCGGCAGTGGCGATCCGCTGGCGAAGGCGGACGGCCGGCTGATGTCGGTGGCGGTGGTGGCACCGCTCGGACGGTTGACCCGAGCGCAGGCCGGGGCCCTGGCGGATGTCGCGCGGGGTGCGTTGATCGTCACCCCGTGGCGGGGCGTGGTCGTCCCGGACGTGCCCGGGGCCGAGGCGCACCGGGTGCTGGCCACGCTAAGCTCCCACGGCCTGATCGTCGACCCGGCCTCGCCGTGGCACGGCGTGACGGCGTGCACCGGCCTGCCGGGCTGCGCGAAGTCCCTGGCGGACGTGCGCGCGGACGCGACGGCCTGGCTCGGGCCACAACCGCGACCGGGCACCGGAGACGGCGCCGTGCCGGCCCGTGGCCGGAGCGGGGACGGCTCGACCGGCGACGCGTTCGCGCCAGCGGGCGCCACTGCCGCCCCGACGGGGCTGGGCGGGCTACCCGTGCACTGGGTCGGCTGCGGCCGGCGCTGCGGCACGCCCGGCGGCCCGCACGTGGAGGTACTGGCCACCGGTGACGGCTACCGGGTCACGGCCGGCGAGGACACCTGGTCCACCGTGGACCCGGGGAGTGTGATCGACGAGGCGCGGAGGACGGCGTGA
- a CDS encoding precorrin-8X methylmutase — protein MTEYERDGAEIYRQSFATIRAEADLAGFPEDVATAAVRMIHACGMVDLAADIAYSPGVVAAGRAALEAGAPILCDAQMVASGVTRKRLPADNDVLCLLSDPRVPGLAKDLGTTRSAAAVELWADRLEGSVVAIGNAPTALFHLLDLLDRGAPKPAAILGIPVGFIGAAESKAALAAYPGIEFLIVKGRRGGSAITAAAINAIAHEKEIQA, from the coding sequence GTGACGGAGTACGAGCGCGACGGTGCGGAGATCTACCGCCAGTCGTTCGCGACGATTCGCGCCGAGGCCGATCTGGCCGGCTTCCCCGAGGACGTGGCGACGGCCGCCGTCCGGATGATCCACGCGTGCGGGATGGTCGATCTGGCCGCGGACATCGCGTACTCCCCCGGCGTGGTCGCCGCCGGCCGCGCGGCCCTGGAGGCAGGCGCGCCGATCCTGTGCGACGCGCAGATGGTCGCCTCCGGGGTGACCCGCAAGCGGCTGCCCGCCGACAACGACGTGCTGTGCCTGCTGTCGGACCCGCGGGTGCCCGGGCTGGCGAAGGACCTGGGCACGACCCGCAGCGCCGCGGCCGTGGAGCTGTGGGCCGACCGGCTCGAGGGCTCGGTCGTCGCGATCGGCAACGCGCCCACCGCGCTGTTCCACCTGCTCGACCTGCTCGACCGGGGCGCGCCGAAGCCGGCGGCCATCCTGGGCATCCCGGTCGGGTTCATCGGGGCGGCGGAGTCGAAGGCGGCGCTCGCTGCGTACCCGGGAATCGAGTTTCTGATCGTCAAGGGCCGGCGGGGCGGCAGCGCGATCACGGCGGCGGCGATCAACGCCATCGCGCACGAGAAGGAGATCCAGGCGTGA